The proteins below are encoded in one region of Bacillus sp. E(2018):
- a CDS encoding VWA domain-containing protein translates to MRNKGTLRQILLITDGCSNQGEDPIAMAALANEQGIAVNVIGVLNENAPEYHRQGLKEVEEIAMAGGGISQVVYTKQLAQTVKMVTQKAMAQTIKGVVNAELQQILGSQSSMEDLPPDKRGEVIEVVDEMGETMNLEILVLIDASGSMEDKMLTVQESLLDLSISLNSRIGDNEFALYVFPGKRTEAEELLNWSSKLESIGKTFSKISLGGITPTGPAIKEAIAAFGRKRSSKRRFLSDDAPGYSNESGM, encoded by the coding sequence ATGCGAAACAAAGGAACGCTGCGTCAAATTTTACTGATTACAGATGGGTGCTCGAACCAAGGTGAAGATCCAATCGCGATGGCGGCACTTGCTAATGAACAAGGAATAGCTGTAAATGTCATTGGCGTATTGAATGAGAATGCACCTGAGTATCATAGACAAGGTTTAAAAGAAGTAGAAGAGATTGCCATGGCTGGCGGTGGCATAAGCCAGGTCGTTTATACGAAGCAACTCGCACAAACGGTGAAGATGGTCACGCAAAAAGCAATGGCTCAAACGATAAAAGGTGTCGTTAATGCTGAGCTGCAACAGATACTTGGAAGTCAGTCCTCCATGGAAGACCTTCCGCCTGACAAACGAGGAGAAGTCATTGAAGTTGTCGATGAGATGGGAGAGACCATGAATCTTGAAATCTTAGTTTTGATTGATGCTTCGGGATCCATGGAAGACAAGATGCTAACGGTTCAGGAGTCTCTGCTTGATCTATCTATCTCGTTGAATTCAAGAATCGGAGATAACGAGTTTGCACTCTATGTTTTTCCGGGCAAGAGAACAGAGGCAGAAGAACTTTTAAACTGGTCGTCTAAACTAGAATCGATCGGCAAGACATTTTCAAAGATTTCACTTGGCGGGATCACACCGACAGGTCCTGCGATAAAAGAGGCTATAGCAGCTTTTGGTCGTAAACGATCGTCAAAAAGGAGATTCTTGTCCGATGATGCCCCAGGATATTCGAACGAGTCCGGTATGTAA
- a CDS encoding septum formation initiator family protein — MRQKKITEIHSQYIQNKERHEQVIAKRKRGLYRRLTGAFIVFSFFAFLIITGIAEQLSLLNEKQMEQKELSDEYKALLEEKAQLKDEVNKLKDEEYIGEIARRDFFMSKPGETIFKLPE; from the coding sequence ATGCGCCAGAAAAAAATAACAGAGATTCACTCACAATACATCCAGAATAAAGAGCGTCATGAGCAAGTGATCGCTAAACGTAAGCGTGGTTTATACAGGCGCTTAACGGGGGCTTTTATCGTATTTTCCTTTTTTGCTTTTTTAATTATTACGGGTATTGCAGAACAGCTCTCCCTTTTAAATGAAAAACAGATGGAACAAAAAGAATTAAGCGACGAATATAAAGCTCTTTTAGAAGAAAAGGCACAACTTAAAGATGAAGTGAATAAACTAAAAGACGAAGAATACATTGGAGAAATCGCCAGACGCGACTTTTTTATGTCAAAACCTGGTGAAACAATCTTTAAACTTCCAGAATAA
- a CDS encoding S1 domain-containing RNA-binding protein produces the protein MSIEVGSKLQGKVTGITHFGAFVELPGGTTGLVHISEVADNYVKDINEFLKVGDQVEVKVMSVEKDGKIGLSIKKAKENVASASRPAPARGGFNKSRKGPNRGGNNHSTALSFEDKMNKFLKDSEDRLTTLKRSTESKRGGRGGRRG, from the coding sequence ATGTCAATTGAAGTAGGCAGCAAGTTGCAAGGTAAAGTTACTGGGATTACTCATTTTGGAGCGTTTGTAGAGCTGCCAGGGGGTACAACAGGACTCGTGCATATTAGCGAAGTTGCGGATAATTACGTAAAGGACATCAACGAATTTCTTAAAGTTGGTGATCAAGTCGAAGTTAAGGTTATGAGCGTCGAAAAGGACGGGAAGATCGGTTTATCTATCAAGAAAGCAAAAGAAAATGTTGCATCTGCTAGTAGACCAGCTCCTGCAAGAGGCGGATTTAACAAATCTCGCAAAGGTCCTAACCGAGGCGGTAACAACCATTCAACGGCATTATCTTTTGAGGATAAGATGAACAAATTCCTTAAAGATAGTGAAGATCGACTCACTACTTTAAAGCGTAGTACTGAATCAAAAAGAGGTGGCCGCGGCGGCCGAAGAGGATAA
- the hpt gene encoding hypoxanthine phosphoribosyltransferase, with the protein MHDEILETLISEEAIQNKIKELGKELSVEYKERFPLVVGVLKGALPFMADLIKRMDIHLEIDLMAVSSYGASTVSSGQVKIVKDLDTSLEGRDVIIVEDIIDSGLTLSYLVQLFKARKAKSVKIVTLLDKPTGRKVDIAPDLAGFIVPDAFVVGYGLDYIERYRNLPYIGVLKPEIYEKKD; encoded by the coding sequence ATGCATGATGAAATTTTAGAAACACTTATTTCCGAAGAAGCTATTCAAAACAAGATTAAAGAACTTGGAAAAGAGCTTTCTGTGGAATATAAGGAACGCTTTCCATTGGTGGTCGGGGTTTTAAAAGGTGCTCTACCTTTTATGGCAGACTTGATCAAACGTATGGATATCCATCTTGAGATCGATTTAATGGCAGTGTCCAGCTATGGTGCATCTACCGTTTCTTCTGGTCAAGTTAAAATTGTTAAAGATTTAGATACTTCCTTAGAAGGTCGAGACGTTATCATTGTAGAAGATATTATTGACAGTGGTTTAACGCTCAGCTATCTTGTTCAACTGTTTAAGGCACGTAAAGCAAAATCGGTTAAGATCGTCACTTTGCTGGATAAGCCTACAGGACGTAAGGTTGATATCGCTCCAGATCTTGCTGGCTTCATCGTTCCTGATGCTTTTGTTGTTGGTTATGGATTGGACTACATCGAGAGATACCGTAACTTGCCTTACATTGGCGTTTTAAAGCCAGAAATCTACGAAAAGAAAGACTAA
- the ftsH gene encoding ATP-dependent zinc metalloprotease FtsH, whose translation MNRIFRNTIFYLLIFLVVVGVVSFFNGNNNEVKEIRYDQLTKYIESGKVESIVYQPEGGVYVVRGQLQGAKEGEVFQTNAPLTGNTLAEVEKLADSSNVEFKQQEQTSGWVTFFTSIIPFVIIFILFFFLLNQAQGGGSRVMNFGKSKAKLYNEEKKKVTFKDVAGADEEKQELVEVVEFLKDPRKFSALGARIPKGVLLVGPPGTGKTLLARAVAGEAGVPFFSISGSDFVEMFVGVGASRVRDLFENAKKNAPCIIFIDEIDAVGRQRGAGLGGGHDEREQTLNQLLVEMDGFGANEGIIIIAATNRADILDPALLRPGRFDRQIPVNRPDVKGREEVLQVHARNKPLAEDVNLKTIAMRTPGFSGADLENLLNEAALVAARSDKKKIDMDDVDEAIDRVIAGPAKKSRVISEKEKNIVAYHEAGHTVIGLVLEGADTVHKVTVVPRGQAGGYTVMLPKEDRYFMTKPELEDKIVGLLGGRVAEEITFKEVSTGAHNDFQRATGIARRMVTEFGMSDRLGPMQFGSSQGGQVFLGRDFNNEQNYSDAIAHEIDLEVQRIIKESYERCRQILTEHNSKLEIIAQTLLSVETLDEEQIKELVKTGKLPDRKTISSPSDDVKVTLNKKDEEPKQD comes from the coding sequence ATGAATCGCATCTTCCGTAATACTATATTTTATTTATTAATCTTTTTAGTTGTGGTTGGAGTTGTCAGCTTTTTTAACGGCAACAACAACGAAGTCAAAGAAATTCGTTATGACCAGCTGACGAAGTACATCGAATCAGGCAAAGTGGAAAGCATCGTTTACCAGCCTGAGGGTGGCGTATATGTTGTCCGCGGTCAGCTTCAAGGAGCTAAAGAAGGAGAAGTATTCCAAACGAATGCTCCCCTAACCGGCAACACATTGGCTGAGGTTGAAAAGCTTGCTGATTCATCAAACGTTGAATTTAAACAGCAAGAACAGACGAGTGGCTGGGTGACGTTCTTCACCTCAATAATTCCGTTTGTCATTATCTTTATCTTATTCTTCTTCTTGCTTAACCAAGCGCAAGGCGGCGGAAGCCGAGTAATGAACTTTGGTAAGAGTAAAGCTAAACTTTACAACGAAGAAAAGAAAAAGGTTACGTTTAAAGACGTAGCTGGTGCTGATGAAGAGAAACAAGAGCTTGTTGAAGTTGTAGAATTCTTAAAAGATCCGCGCAAGTTCTCTGCTCTAGGTGCGCGTATTCCAAAAGGTGTTCTTTTAGTAGGACCTCCGGGTACTGGTAAAACACTTCTTGCGCGTGCAGTAGCAGGAGAAGCTGGCGTTCCATTCTTCTCGATCTCAGGTTCTGATTTCGTTGAGATGTTCGTCGGTGTCGGTGCATCACGTGTTCGTGATTTGTTTGAAAATGCTAAGAAAAACGCACCATGTATCATCTTCATCGATGAAATTGATGCGGTAGGTCGTCAGCGTGGAGCTGGTCTTGGTGGAGGTCATGACGAGCGTGAGCAAACACTTAACCAATTGCTAGTTGAAATGGATGGTTTCGGTGCTAATGAAGGAATTATCATTATCGCAGCTACCAACCGTGCTGATATTCTAGATCCAGCCCTTCTTCGTCCGGGACGTTTTGACCGTCAAATTCCGGTTAACCGCCCAGATGTAAAAGGACGTGAAGAAGTACTTCAAGTGCATGCGCGCAACAAGCCGCTTGCAGAAGACGTTAACTTGAAAACAATCGCGATGCGTACTCCAGGTTTCTCTGGTGCGGATCTTGAAAACTTATTGAATGAAGCGGCGTTAGTGGCTGCACGTTCTGATAAGAAAAAGATTGATATGGATGACGTTGATGAAGCGATCGACCGTGTTATCGCAGGGCCAGCGAAAAAGAGCCGTGTCATTTCTGAAAAAGAAAAGAACATTGTTGCTTATCATGAAGCGGGTCACACTGTTATCGGTTTAGTTCTTGAAGGAGCTGACACTGTTCATAAAGTTACAGTTGTCCCTCGTGGTCAAGCAGGTGGTTACACAGTAATGCTTCCGAAAGAAGATCGTTACTTTATGACAAAACCTGAATTAGAAGATAAGATTGTTGGACTACTTGGAGGCCGTGTGGCTGAAGAGATCACGTTCAAGGAAGTAAGTACGGGAGCTCATAACGACTTCCAGCGTGCGACTGGAATTGCTCGCCGCATGGTAACAGAGTTTGGTATGAGTGATCGTCTAGGACCGATGCAATTCGGTTCATCACAAGGCGGTCAAGTCTTCTTAGGAAGAGACTTCAATAACGAGCAAAACTATAGTGATGCAATCGCGCATGAGATCGATTTAGAAGTTCAACGCATCATCAAAGAATCTTACGAGCGTTGTCGTCAGATTCTTACGGAGCACAATTCTAAGTTGGAAATCATCGCCCAAACGTTGCTATCTGTAGAAACGCTTGACGAAGAGCAAATTAAAGAACTCGTTAAAACAGGTAAACTGCCTGACAGAAAAACGATTTCTAGCCCATCTGATGATGTTAAAGTAACACTTAACAAAAAGGATGAAGAGCCAAAACAAGATTAA
- the spoIIE gene encoding stage II sporulation protein E: MWQKVEQEVLEPIRGMVWVEKGQQAVTKTSKRWLQILNQSIFNWRMLLFGIGFLLGRAMILAEMSPFALPFVASVFVLRKERTGIAVFAILAGAMSHQPMNALFFISALLVYASLQKGADLFIKNRMQSLPLLVFGSSLITRTVFSMFGEGGLERVDTMLALVEGGLSLVLTLIFLQSIPLLTNKKIPQSLKNEEIVCLMILLASVMTGTIGWQINDVAVEHVVSRYLVLLFAFVGGAAIGSTVGVVTGLILSLAQVASLSQMSLLAFSGLLGGLLKEGKRFGVSLGLIIGTVMIGLYGEGRSEITSTLMESGFAVLLFLLTPKTAISNISKYVPGTREHSMHQQQYLKKIRDVTASRVERFSSLFQALSHSFQSVGSSLNEEESTREVDLFLSNITEKTCQTCFKKEQCWAQNFTTTYDLMTRLMVEQEDYSDIKDRKLKREWEKHCIKPEKITDLMNKELTQYRASQKLKIQVQESRRLVADQLMGVSQVMGDFAKEIQREQENHQIQEEQIKDSLAQAGIDVGHVDIYSLETSNVDIEMTIPSCNGSGIAEKLIAPILSDILEETILVTHEDCANYPTGFCHLSFHSAREYVVETGIASAAKGGAWLSGDSHSTIEIGAGKFAVAIADGMGNGERAFIESNETLQLLQKILQSGIEEEVAIKSVNSVLSLRTTDEIFSTLDLAMIDLQDASAKFLKIGSTPSFIKRGDQIRTVEASNLPMGIIRDFDVDVVDEQLKAGDILIMMSDGIYEAPRHIENIDAWLKRKIREIDTEDPQEIADLIMEEVIRSGNNGIEDDMTVAVTKIDKNIPKWATVPQYPKVAINRKKAQ, encoded by the coding sequence ATGTGGCAGAAGGTTGAACAAGAAGTACTCGAACCGATCAGAGGAATGGTCTGGGTAGAAAAAGGTCAGCAGGCGGTAACGAAGACAAGTAAAAGATGGCTTCAGATTTTGAACCAGAGCATTTTTAATTGGAGAATGCTGTTGTTTGGAATTGGTTTTTTGTTAGGACGAGCTATGATTCTGGCAGAGATGTCTCCCTTTGCTTTACCTTTTGTAGCCAGTGTCTTCGTTTTGAGAAAAGAACGAACAGGCATTGCTGTTTTTGCGATCTTGGCTGGAGCGATGTCGCATCAACCGATGAACGCTTTATTCTTTATCAGTGCCTTACTCGTTTATGCCAGCCTTCAAAAAGGAGCAGACCTTTTCATAAAGAATCGAATGCAAAGTCTTCCACTCTTGGTTTTCGGTTCTTCCTTAATCACGCGAACCGTGTTCTCGATGTTTGGTGAAGGAGGGTTAGAGCGGGTAGATACGATGCTTGCGTTAGTAGAAGGAGGCTTAAGCTTAGTTCTTACGTTAATCTTTCTTCAAAGCATACCGCTATTAACGAATAAAAAGATTCCTCAATCGTTAAAAAACGAAGAGATTGTGTGCTTGATGATTCTTCTTGCTTCTGTCATGACCGGAACGATCGGCTGGCAGATCAATGATGTAGCCGTAGAACATGTTGTGTCACGTTACTTAGTGTTGTTGTTTGCTTTTGTAGGAGGCGCTGCGATCGGTTCTACTGTAGGGGTCGTGACAGGTTTAATCCTAAGCCTCGCGCAAGTGGCGAGCCTTTCTCAAATGAGCCTTTTAGCTTTCTCTGGCCTTCTTGGCGGTCTTTTGAAAGAGGGGAAACGATTTGGTGTAAGTCTAGGGCTTATTATAGGAACCGTCATGATTGGTTTGTATGGTGAGGGAAGATCCGAAATCACATCCACACTGATGGAATCTGGATTTGCTGTTCTACTTTTCCTTTTAACACCGAAGACTGCAATCAGCAACATTTCAAAGTATGTACCAGGCACAAGAGAACATTCGATGCATCAGCAACAATATTTGAAGAAGATTCGAGACGTGACCGCGAGTCGTGTTGAACGATTCTCAAGCCTCTTCCAAGCTCTATCACATTCTTTTCAATCGGTAGGTTCATCTTTAAATGAGGAAGAGAGCACACGTGAAGTGGATCTTTTCTTAAGCAACATTACAGAAAAAACGTGCCAGACTTGTTTTAAGAAGGAACAGTGCTGGGCGCAGAATTTCACAACGACTTACGACCTGATGACCAGGCTGATGGTTGAGCAAGAAGATTATAGTGATATTAAGGATCGTAAATTAAAGAGAGAATGGGAAAAGCATTGCATCAAGCCTGAAAAGATAACGGATCTTATGAATAAAGAATTGACTCAATACAGGGCTTCTCAAAAATTGAAGATACAAGTGCAAGAAAGTCGTCGTTTAGTTGCTGATCAGCTGATGGGTGTTTCGCAAGTAATGGGCGATTTCGCAAAAGAGATACAGCGAGAGCAGGAAAACCATCAAATACAAGAAGAGCAGATCAAAGACTCTTTGGCACAAGCAGGAATCGATGTGGGACACGTGGATATTTACAGCCTAGAAACGTCCAATGTGGATATTGAAATGACGATTCCTTCTTGCAACGGTTCGGGAATCGCTGAGAAGCTGATCGCACCGATCTTATCTGACATATTGGAAGAGACGATTCTTGTGACGCATGAAGATTGCGCGAACTATCCGACAGGCTTCTGTCATCTATCTTTTCATTCAGCGCGTGAATATGTGGTTGAAACAGGAATTGCTTCAGCAGCTAAAGGCGGAGCGTGGCTTTCGGGGGATAGCCATTCGACCATAGAGATTGGTGCTGGAAAGTTCGCTGTTGCGATCGCAGATGGAATGGGTAACGGAGAACGAGCGTTCATCGAGAGCAATGAAACGCTTCAGCTTCTGCAAAAAATTCTTCAGTCTGGTATTGAAGAAGAAGTGGCCATTAAGTCAGTCAACTCTGTGCTTTCGTTACGTACAACTGATGAAATTTTTTCTACGTTAGACCTTGCGATGATCGATCTGCAAGATGCTTCTGCTAAATTCTTAAAGATTGGTTCAACTCCGAGTTTTATTAAACGAGGAGACCAGATCAGAACGGTAGAAGCAAGCAATCTGCCGATGGGGATCATTCGAGACTTTGATGTGGACGTTGTTGATGAACAGCTGAAAGCAGGAGATATCCTCATTATGATGAGTGATGGAATCTATGAAGCTCCACGTCATATCGAAAATATTGATGCGTGGCTAAAGCGTAAGATTAGAGAGATCGATACAGAAGATCCGCAAGAGATAGCCGATCTGATCATGGAAGAAGTGATCCGTTCAGGAAATAACGGTATCGAGGATGATATGACGGTCGCTGTAACAAAAATTGATAAGAACATTCCTAAGTGGGCAACTGTTCCTCAATATCCGAAAGTGGCGATCAACCGAAAGAAAGCTCAATAG
- the tilS gene encoding tRNA lysidine(34) synthetase TilS, with product MEIFIKRHQLLSAPQTVVIGVSGGPDSLALLHFLWRRSSYYKIKIVAASFDHRLRGGESASELAFVKSFCDERNITFEGDSADVASYQTEHKLSLQTAARICRYNFFENVMKKHRAEALALAHHGDDQVETMLMRMTRGSEGFSSAGIPVKRPFANGKIIRPFLGITKDQIEHYCKVENLFPVYDSSNESDKYVRNRFRKKILPFLKQENPNVHERFQYLSETISEDEAYILKLAEIELEKVLIRQTEGKIELSVSAFNKMPIPLQKRGITLILNYLYKINPSSLSSVHKENFLSLLGSEHPSGMLHFPSGLVVSRTYDRCMLSFEHIADNDEGSYDFLLELPGYVELPNGRITADITDCDSALQRGKDVFVFSMKEVDLPLRVRTRKPGDRMAIAGVGSRKLKDIFIDAKVPQEERSVWPIVVDANGKIIWLPGLKHIRRHQINPSELWVILRFHKKSP from the coding sequence GTGGAGATTTTTATTAAAAGACACCAGCTTCTTTCAGCTCCCCAAACTGTAGTGATCGGTGTTTCCGGAGGACCCGATTCTTTGGCATTGCTGCATTTTTTATGGCGAAGGTCTTCCTATTACAAGATTAAGATCGTTGCTGCCTCGTTCGATCATCGCTTAAGGGGCGGTGAGTCGGCATCAGAACTTGCGTTTGTTAAGAGCTTTTGTGACGAGCGGAATATTACTTTTGAAGGTGACAGTGCGGATGTTGCGAGCTATCAAACCGAACATAAATTATCTCTGCAAACCGCTGCAAGAATCTGCCGTTACAATTTCTTTGAGAACGTCATGAAAAAACACCGTGCAGAGGCGCTCGCGTTGGCGCACCATGGAGACGATCAAGTGGAGACGATGCTCATGAGAATGACGAGGGGCAGCGAAGGATTCAGTTCCGCTGGCATTCCGGTGAAACGTCCTTTTGCTAACGGTAAAATAATTCGTCCTTTTTTAGGAATAACAAAAGACCAAATCGAGCATTATTGTAAAGTAGAAAACCTGTTTCCCGTTTATGATTCAAGCAATGAAAGTGATAAATATGTTCGAAATCGCTTCAGAAAAAAAATTCTGCCTTTTTTAAAGCAAGAAAACCCTAACGTTCATGAAAGATTTCAGTATTTAAGTGAAACTATTTCCGAAGATGAAGCGTATATATTGAAACTGGCTGAAATAGAGTTAGAAAAGGTTTTAATCAGGCAAACAGAGGGGAAAATAGAGTTATCTGTATCTGCTTTTAACAAGATGCCTATTCCTTTACAAAAAAGAGGGATTACACTAATATTGAACTATCTGTATAAAATTAATCCTTCATCTCTTTCCTCTGTACATAAGGAAAACTTTCTTAGTTTGCTCGGAAGTGAGCATCCATCCGGAATGTTGCATTTTCCGTCAGGTTTAGTAGTCAGCCGAACTTATGACAGATGTATGTTAAGTTTTGAGCATATCGCCGATAATGACGAAGGGTCTTATGACTTTTTACTAGAGCTGCCCGGCTATGTTGAATTGCCGAATGGACGTATAACTGCTGATATAACAGATTGTGACTCCGCTTTACAAAGAGGAAAAGATGTTTTTGTGTTCTCAATGAAAGAGGTTGATCTCCCGTTACGAGTTCGCACCCGAAAACCAGGTGACCGGATGGCGATTGCCGGCGTCGGTTCTCGGAAATTAAAAGATATATTTATTGATGCTAAAGTGCCGCAGGAAGAAAGAAGTGTTTGGCCGATTGTTGTTGATGCAAACGGTAAGATTATTTGGCTTCCGGGGCTAAAACACATTAGACGTCATCAAATAAATCCATCAGAACTTTGGGTTATCCTACGCTTTCATAAAAAATCGCCATGA
- the yabQ gene encoding spore cortex biosynthesis protein YabQ, with amino-acid sequence MTLTVQFETMLSMVLMGIWIGMSVDTYSRFIHEKRKWHWLHFLNDLMFWLVQALLVFYVLLNVNHAEIRFYIFIALICGYAAYRALFERIYKKILEWMVSAIASIFRFLYRLLNSLIVMPIKWLIMLISAILLYVFNILRKIIMVLFMILFSPFKWVGRLIWRFIPKQKWYNLKEKYSKLAGFFISAKNKVSNWKGKKK; translated from the coding sequence ATGACCTTAACCGTTCAGTTTGAAACGATGCTTTCTATGGTCCTCATGGGTATATGGATCGGAATGTCTGTCGATACGTACAGTCGATTCATTCATGAGAAGCGAAAGTGGCATTGGCTCCATTTCTTAAACGATCTGATGTTTTGGCTGGTACAGGCTTTGCTGGTCTTTTATGTTCTTCTAAACGTGAATCACGCGGAGATTCGATTTTATATTTTTATTGCTCTCATTTGCGGATATGCGGCGTACCGAGCACTCTTTGAACGAATCTATAAAAAGATACTTGAGTGGATGGTATCAGCGATCGCCTCAATTTTTCGTTTTTTATACCGATTACTTAACTCTTTAATCGTTATGCCGATAAAATGGTTAATTATGCTCATATCCGCTATTCTTTTATATGTATTTAACATCTTGCGGAAAATTATTATGGTACTATTCATGATTCTTTTTTCTCCTTTTAAATGGGTTGGAAGACTCATATGGCGTTTCATACCAAAGCAAAAATGGTATAATTTAAAAGAGAAATATTCAAAATTAGCAGGGTTTTTCATTTCTGCGAAGAATAAAGTCAGCAATTGGAAGGGAAAAAAGAAGTAA
- the yabP gene encoding sporulation protein YabP, which produces MDQRYDLNGYNQKVTTPNHDVRMVGRKNLEITGVKQVESFDNEEFLLETTMGFLAIRGTNLKMKNLDVESGVVNIEGKVFDLVYLDQQTGEKTKGFFGKLFK; this is translated from the coding sequence ATGGACCAACGATATGATCTGAATGGATATAATCAAAAAGTGACCACACCAAACCATGATGTAAGAATGGTAGGAAGAAAGAATCTAGAGATCACGGGTGTTAAGCAAGTAGAAAGTTTTGATAATGAAGAGTTCTTGCTTGAGACAACTATGGGCTTTTTAGCGATCCGCGGGACAAACTTGAAGATGAAGAATCTTGATGTGGAATCAGGCGTTGTCAATATTGAAGGAAAAGTATTCGACCTCGTTTACCTGGACCAGCAGACCGGTGAAAAGACTAAAGGCTTCTTCGGCAAACTGTTCAAATGA
- a CDS encoding RNA-binding S4 domain-containing protein, with protein MRLDKFLKVSRLIKRRTVAKEISDQGRISINGLQAKASSDVKVGDELAIRFGQKLVKVKINELKDTTKKEDADNMYTVLEENRIETTE; from the coding sequence ATGCGCTTAGATAAATTTCTGAAAGTCTCGCGCCTGATTAAACGGAGAACCGTGGCGAAAGAGATTTCAGATCAAGGGCGTATCTCCATTAACGGATTGCAGGCGAAGGCTTCCTCAGATGTAAAAGTAGGGGACGAGCTTGCAATACGTTTTGGACAAAAGCTTGTAAAGGTAAAAATCAACGAGCTTAAAGATACGACAAAAAAAGAGGACGCGGATAACATGTATACCGTCCTCGAAGAAAACCGCATCGAAACGACTGAGTAA
- a CDS encoding protein kinase family protein → MMPQDIRTSPVCNLVVGNEIRGKWNHSRYRIRRRLGYGATGAVYLADSDRGVVALKIGHDQMSITSEVNVLKRFSKVQGKVLGPSLIDVDDWVTQTATYPFYAMEYLKGETLFDFMKTKSPEWAGILLVQLLTDLHTLHQAGWAFGDLKPDNLLVTGPPYRIRWIDVGGTTVMDRSIKEYTEFYDRGYWGKGTRKAEPSYDLFSAGMVMVNLAYPSRFTKNGDSDKQFQSKIAGSPMLKPYAPILQKAWNGKYRYAEEMRNELVLLLNANDKAKSPQTQRNSTQKPVSRQAQKKKKSSFIVETFLVFTFVFVVYFFYMLGQTM, encoded by the coding sequence ATGATGCCCCAGGATATTCGAACGAGTCCGGTATGTAACTTAGTAGTCGGTAATGAAATTCGCGGTAAGTGGAATCATTCCAGATATCGAATTCGGCGCCGTTTGGGTTATGGAGCAACCGGTGCTGTCTACCTAGCTGATTCGGATCGGGGAGTGGTTGCACTTAAAATCGGACATGATCAGATGTCGATCACATCTGAAGTCAATGTACTGAAGCGTTTTTCAAAGGTCCAGGGGAAAGTCCTTGGACCTTCTTTAATCGATGTGGATGACTGGGTGACGCAAACTGCCACATATCCTTTTTATGCGATGGAATATTTAAAAGGGGAGACGCTTTTTGACTTTATGAAGACAAAGTCTCCAGAATGGGCTGGAATTTTGCTTGTTCAGTTGCTAACAGATCTTCATACCCTTCATCAGGCGGGCTGGGCGTTCGGTGACTTGAAACCTGATAATCTTCTTGTGACGGGGCCTCCATATCGAATACGCTGGATCGATGTTGGAGGAACGACTGTAATGGATAGGTCGATCAAAGAATACACCGAATTCTATGATCGAGGCTATTGGGGTAAGGGAACAAGAAAAGCCGAGCCATCTTATGATCTGTTCTCAGCGGGGATGGTGATGGTGAATCTAGCTTATCCATCACGTTTTACGAAAAACGGAGATTCTGATAAACAGTTTCAGTCTAAGATAGCAGGCAGCCCGATGCTGAAGCCGTACGCGCCAATCTTACAAAAAGCATGGAACGGTAAATACCGGTATGCAGAAGAGATGAGAAACGAGCTCGTTCTTTTGTTGAACGCTAACGATAAAGCAAAGTCTCCTCAAACACAGAGGAATTCAACGCAAAAACCAGTATCAAGACAAGCGCAAAAGAAAAAGAAAAGCAGCTTTATCGTAGAAACATTTTTAGTCTTCACGTTTGTTTTTGTTGTGTACTTTTTTTACATGCTCGGTCAAACGATGTAA
- a CDS encoding HU family DNA-binding protein has translation MNKNELVTNISEKSGLTKKDVETVVNGVIDEITSALKDGDKVQFVGFGTFETRERSSRTGRNPQTGKEIQIPAATVPAFKAGNKLKEAVK, from the coding sequence ATGAACAAAAATGAATTGGTAACAAATATCTCAGAAAAGTCAGGACTTACTAAGAAAGACGTAGAAACAGTCGTTAATGGCGTAATCGATGAAATCACTTCTGCTCTAAAAGACGGAGACAAAGTACAATTTGTTGGATTCGGAACTTTCGAAACTCGTGAGCGTTCTAGCCGTACTGGCCGCAACCCTCAAACAGGTAAAGAAATTCAAATTCCAGCAGCAACTGTTCCGGCATTTAAAGCAGGAAACAAGCTGAAAGAAGCTGTTAAGTAA